TCTGGCCCTGCACCCCGGAAACTCTCAGGTTTCACATCCCTCTGTTCTGGAAACTCTGTATCCTGCGTCAGACAAATCTCTTGGTTCACCTTCATCCCCATCCTCTACCTCATCCCCTCTCTGAACTGTACATGGGACTACCGGGGCTGGGCAGATCTTTTCCTGTGAAGATCGTagatattttaagctttgtgagCTGTATGGTCTGCGTTGCAACGACTCAGCTCGGCTGTTGTGCCGTGAAAACAGCATAGACGGCTTGTAAAGGAACCGGTGCTGCTGTGTGCCTGTAACgttttatttgcaaaaacaggaggtggaaaaaatagaaacaacccaaatgtctaccaGTTGATGAATGGGTGAAAAACATGGCGTACCCATGCAGTGGAATGTCAATCAAAAGAATGATAGATAATCTTTCTGGGATTGAGGGCATTCAATGTTgttgaaataattcaaaaatgtaaaaatcaaaacTGAAGTTCTCATGTGTGCTACAACGTGGATaaacttgaaggcattatgctagacaatagaagccagacataaaagaccaCATAATGTATGACTTCACTTGTGTGAAATCATATATGTCCAGATGTCCTatatgtccagaataggtaaatccgtACGTAGTGGTTGGGGTCGGGGGATGCGGATGGGCAGTAACTGCTACTGGCTATAGGATTTCTCTCCAGGATGATAACGTTCTGGGATTAGGAACTGGTGATGTCGGGTAACTCTGGATGTACCAAAACAACTGAATCGTATACGTTAAAGTGGGTGTATTTTAGAGTATGTGGGCTATATctcagatacatatatacatatatatgtatttatattgtattatattacaaataggtagcaggccagatttggcccaaaGATCAGAGCCTACCACCTCTGGACTACACCATCCCAAGGGAACAAAGCATGGGAGGAATAAAGCAATAATAGGTTAATTCTTAACTATTGAGCTTGTGAGAACCCAGACCTTGGCAGTCTGCAGGATTTTTCAGGGGCAGGTTTGACCACCAGATCTACAGGCATTTGTAGAGAGCCTCACAGTTCAGATAGTGACTCACTGTAtaatgtgtgtggggggtgctTTTGGGGGCTCCTGTCCTCCACCCAAGCCCACGGTCACGTGGAGCGGAGGGCGGTCCCATCGGAGGTACCCCCAGCCGTGGGTGGCGACTGCTTCTGACCCGACTTCTCCTCCCTAGGGAGAGAAGTCTTTCTTCCTCCAGCCCGGAGAGAAGCTGGAGCGAGGCATTCAGAATGTGTACGTGCTGTCGGAACAGCAGGGGCTGCTGCTGAGGGCCCTGCAgcccctggaggagggggagggcgagGAGAAGGTCTCCCACCAGGCGGGGGACCGCTGGCTCATCCGTGGACCCCTGGAGTATGTGCCACCTGCCACGGTGGAGGTGGTGGAAGAGCGTCACGCCATCCCGCTGGATGAGAACGAGGGCATCTACGTGCAGGACGTCAAGACCGGACGGGTAGCGGCTGAGGGACGGGCACGGTCGCTGCCGCATGGCTGTGGTGGTGGCTTGGTCTGGGCAGGCGGGGGTTGTAGATGGGGAGGGGGCGCAGCGGAGGTCTCGGAAGGGATTCAGCAGCATCGCCAGCAGTATCCAAGCCAGCTCACTGCCACATGTGAGGGCATTCCCTGGAGTTTTTGCCTTCCCTTTGTCTTAGATAAATATCTAATTTCAAATGTTAGAGTTCCCAAGCAAGAAGGTGAACCAGATTTTAGGATGGGAACTTAGTCCCCAGTGTGGATCTGGCCTCCAGCATGAAGGTCTGACTGGGACGTGGCCTAGGAACAGTAAGACCCGACCTCCCTCCCGTACCCTTCTCCAGGTGGCATCCCTCCTTTTTGCCTCTCACCTAAACCTTGATCTTGGTTTGACCTAGGACCACATCTCCAACCTTTAAGAATCCAACCTACAAGTAGAGCTCAGAATCCTAGGAAATGTTAGTGGGTGCTACCTATTTCCTAGGATTGCCTCTGTCCCTGGGATGCCCTCCAAGCTGTCCCATGAAGCACAATTccagaagaaataatatttggaAGTTATTATatgccaaattctttttttttttttttttttttttttatcaaacaaATAAGTTTTATTGAAGATATGGTCCACCATtgcttccaccccaccccccacccccaacaattTTAGATTCTTTATTGTCCAAAAAGCCAAATTATTGTCCAAAAGTTATTATATGCCAAATTCTTGTGTCATTCATGTGAGATGTCATTCATTCCTCTACCCTATGAGGGAGGCCACACTGTCAGGTCCATTTTGCAGCTGAGGAGCTGAAACACACAGGTGAGATAGCTGCCCATGGTGACCGAGCTTGCAGAGGGCGAACCTGAACACAGCCTCCTTCCAGTTTAAGATGCTGTCCTATGTCCTGGACCAGTTCCGCTGTAGGGCTGCCAGGTgggtctctttccttcttcccttcgcCGGTGACATCCTTCCTTGTGTTCCTCTCTCGAGGTGCGTGCGGTGATCGGGAGCACCTACATGCTGACCCAGGATGAAGTCCTGTGGGAAAAGGAGCTGCCTCCGGGGGTGGAGGAGCTGCTGAACAAGGGGCAGGACCCTCTGGCGGACAGGGGTGAGAAGGAGACATCCAAGACCCCTAGGCCCTCCACTCCCCGGAACAAGACCCGTGTGGTCAGCTACCGCGTGCCCCACAACGCCGCGGTCCAGGTGTACGACTACCGGGAGAAGAGAGCCCGGTGAGCTGCGGCCTGGGGGGCTGTgccgtggggtgggggggctacaGCGGGAGGATCTCCCTGGGCCTCTGACCCCCAGCTCCCTCTGCAGCGTGGTCTTCGGGCCAGAGCTGGTGTCGCTGGGCCCCGAGGAGCAGTTCACAGTGCTGTCCCTCTCAGCCGGGCGGCCCAAGCGTCCCCACGCCCGCCGTGCGCTCTGCCTGCTGCTGGGGCCTGACTTCTTCACAGACGTCATCACCATCGAGACCGCAGACCACGCCAGGCTCCAGCTGCAGCTTGCCTACAACTGGTAAGGGCAAGGGCCAGGGCCCCTGCTGGTGCAGCCCGGGGCGCACCCTGAGGAGGAGAGATGCTACCTCCAGTGCTGAGCTCACAAGCAGGGCAGAACGCCCGACTCCAAGCCATGGTCAAGGCAGAAACCCAGGGGTTCGTGCAAATCCAGTCTGACACCCAAATGGAATGACAGGGAAGATATGGGCTCACCTGGGAGTGGGATCTGGGGGGACACAGTAGGAGGACACACCCAGCTAAACTCCCAGCGTGATTTCAGCCAAACACAGAACTACAaggttttaaaaagattaatcaGACCCAACTGGTAGGAGTGGCCAGGTAGTCAAGAGTAAGTGCTCCGAGGCCAACGGGTGtgcaccccagccctgccctttgcTAGCTGTGGTCCTGGGCGAGTGCTGGGTGCTTTCCTCGGTTTCCCAGTCTGTAAAATGATAAGGACATAACAGTCACCTTCACAGTGAAGCTGTGAAAAGGATGCTTTGAGAATTAGTACAGTGACGGGTCCATCGTTAGAGCCCAAATGGCAGCGATGAGCGTTGGGGGAATAAGTGAGATGCAGGAGCCGTGCTCGACTCCCAACCACATGGTCCTCACCTCTTGGCTGAGTGGCCAGGACCATGACAAAGGCAGCTGGGCACTGACCTCTTTGGGGGCACAGACCCTGGGgccacactgcctgggttcaacTTTCTGGCTTGGCACTTGTTGTGTGACTTAGGGTCtgtggcttaacctctctgggcctctatttccttgtctgtaaaatgggggtaatgctCGTTCCCACCTCCTAGGATGGCTCAGCAAATGAAACGGGAACATGTAAGTTTCTGAGGACGTCACCTGACACATAGCGGATGCTAATTAGCATTCTCTATTGTGAGACCCTGCCCCACCACAGGAGGTGGGTGTCAGCATCCTTTTTGAAGATGAGAGAGTTGTCTTTGCTCTAGGCACTTTGAGCTGAGTGACCGGAAGGATGCCCAAGAGACGGCCAAGCTCTTCTCGGTGCCCGACTTCGTGGGTGATGCCTGCAAGGCCATCGCGTCCCGGGTGCGGGGGGCTGTGGCCTCTGTCACCTTTGACGACTTCCATAAGAACTCAGCCCGCATCATTCGCGCTGCTGTCTTTGGCTTTGAGGCCCCAGAAGCCAAGGGGTCCcagagcatggccctgccccagccccgggACCGGGCTGTCTTCCCCCAAAATGGGCTGGTGGTCAGCAGTGTGGACGTGCAGTCGGTGGAGCCCGTGGACCAGAGGACCCGGGATGCCCTGCAGCGCAGCGTCCAGCTGGCCATCGAGATCACCACCAACTCCCAGGAGGCAGCTGCCAAGTGAGTGAGGCCGGGGGGCCCAGCTGCCCACGATGCCCACTGCAGGCCCGACCTCTCCAGGGTCCCCGTCTCCAGCCTGCTGCCAACACCTGGGTAACACGGCATCCTGGTGGTCAGCCTGCCCGCCTTACCCAGCGCACAGCCTGGGCTGCTCAAAGTGGGAATAGATGGCACCCCTGCTTCTGTGCCTTCTCACCTTGCTTGTGCTGGAACCCAGGTTCATGTCTGTGGCCTTCTGGGGTCCAGCCCTGCCTCTCTCACCTCGCCTTTCCACCTTCTCCCAAGGATCGTGTGCTTCAGGCCCCCCAGCTCCTTTCTGCTCCTCAAGGTGGGAACTCAGCTGTGCATTTAAGGCCTCCTGCACTgtctgtttcctctgcccagaaTGTTCTCCCTGCATTTCAGGGCAGGctcttccttctggcctccaaagcTTACCTCCTTGGAGAGCTCTTTTCTACCCCACCTGAAGCAGCGCCCTCTTTGCCCAGTCATGTTACTGTATCATCCATTTTTCAAGGAGCTTGTCACTTTCTGAAATCATCTTTGTTCACTTTTTCTCCCCCACAGGAAAGTAAGTCCTGTGAAAGCAGGAGGCGTGGTCACAGCCACGTGTCCCTGCGCCTAGAATCACATTTGGCTCGCAAGTGTACACGCTGCTTTTTCATTTGCACGTCAAGGGCCTCCCATGGGCCTGTGGTCTCTGCCCTTGGAGCTCCTGTTCTAGCTCTGGCCCCATGCCAGTGTCTTACCTGCCCCCTCTCCCAACCAGGCACGAGGCTCAGAGATTAGAACAAGAAGCCCGAGGCCGGCTTGAGAGGCAGAAGATCTTAGACCAATCAGAAGCTGAAAAAGCTCGCAGGGAACTCTTGGAGCTGGAGGCTCTGAGGTGGGTGGAGAACTGGAAGAAAAGATGGTAGAGGGTCTTGGAAGAGCAGCTGGTGAGGGgagcgtgtgtgtatgtgtgtgtgtgttcatgctgCTACAGCATAAGTCGGGCGgagaagggcagggctgggcttccTCCTGGGTCTCCCTAACTCTGTTCCGCCTCCAGCACCGCGGTGGAAAGCACTGGGACCGCCAAGGCGGAGGCCGAGTCCCGGGCAGAGGCGGCGCGCATCGAGGGAGAAGGCTCCGTGCTCCAGGCCAAGCTCAAGGCAGAGGCCTTGGCCATTGAGACGGTGAATGGGGGAGATGCCCGTGGAAGGGTGTGGCTTTGGGGTCTAGAAGAAGCTCGATCATTGCAGTCCCTGAAGCCATGTGAGATGCCAAGTACCCTAACAGAAAGCCCTGTGGAAATACTTTGTGGTTTATGAAGTCTTTTGTCCTATTTCAATTCACTTAATACCTGCTTTGAAAGTAAGGATGACATTCACACCCAACTTACAGATATGTGCTCCAACACTGGCCTACTTTGTGTGAGGTATTATATGTGTCTTACGCACAAGATCTTATTTAATGCTTGAAATCCCATTAAGGGTAGGAGTTCTCTCCATCTTACAGAGGAGGGGACTGAGGCTTGAATTAAGGGGCTCCCAGGGTCACTAGCTAAAAGGTGGCATAGCCAGGGTTCACCCCTAACTGACAGTAAGTTTACTGTTCCATCCCCTCCATCTGAATTCCCTCAGGCTTGCTGGCTGGGTGACTTGCTGGCTGGGTGACTTGCTGGCTGGGTGACTTGCTGGCTGGGTGACTTGCTGGCTGGGTGACTTGCTGGACACGTTCGGGGACCACCTGACCAAAAGAATGCTGGGTTTTCCCCTCCCAGGAGGCTGAGCTCCAGCGAGTAAAGAAAGTGCGAGAGCTCGAGCTGATCTATGCCCGGGCCCAGCTGGAGCTGGAGGTGAGCAAGGCCCAGCAGCTGGCCGAGGTGGAGGTGAAGAAGTTCAAGCAGATGACTGAGGCCCTGGGTCCCAGCACCATCAGGGACCTCGCTGTGGCAGGGCCAGAGATGCaggtgaggtggggggagagtgtgggcgtgggtgggtgtgtgtgtatgtctgtgtgtcttgGGACCATACTTGGAACCAagaaggcagagctggggaggcAAACACAGCATCTAGAGAGGTGTCAGGGACAGAGGGGCGAGAGGAGGTGGTGACTTGGATGGTCCCTGTATTCTGTGTTCTGACCCATATCATTTGAGCAGGGTGTCCTGTCAGGCACGGTACTAGACTCAGCAGAGATCGGGAGCCCCTGCGAGGGCAGTAAGCCGATGGGATATCAGTCTGTGACAGACACTTTGAAAGAAGTCAACAGGGTGATCTAATGAAGGGGGAGGTGACATATCAAGTTAGCTGAGGAAGGAGGGCCCTTCTGAAGGGGAGATGCTTGAGCACTCTGTAGAGTCGACAAGAGCTTCCCAGGAGAGGGTCCTAGTGCAAAGAGTGAAATCTGGTTCATTTAAGGACTGGAAAGGACTGGACAGCTGCAACCTGGCAGGTGAAGGGTGGAGTGGGAGCTCCCCGAGGCAGCTGCAGGCAGCGGCCAGAGCTTTCAGGCCTGGGAGAGGATGAAACCCTCAGGCTCCCCTTGTGTTCCTTACTTGTCACTGATGAGTCCTATGAGGAAGGCTTGGGCACCAGCTGCAGTGTCAGACCGAAGTGGGGGGCAGCCCACCCTAGAAGGGCAGCCGAGGGGATGAGAGAAGGGACCAGGGTCTGACTATCTTTTCGCCCACCTCTTGCTCCTTCCAGGTAAAACTGCTCCAGAGCCTGGGCCTAAAATCAACCCTCATCACCGATGGCTCTACTCCCATCAACCTCTTCAACACAGCCTTGGGTCTGCTGGGGCTCGGGTCTgaggcccagcccccagccaagAAGCCAGCCGTGGGGCCCGGTGCCCACGAGGGCTTGCTTCTCCCCTCCACTGCTGGCCCCCTAACTCTTGGAAGCAACCAGGTCATGTCTTAGCTCCGTCCTGCACTGACAAATAAAATGGACACTTCTGGGCATTTAAACCCTCTTCTGTTGCCTGAAGTCTGCATCATAAGGGAGCTTAATGGGAGTGGGGAAGAGATACCCATGAAATCTTGATAATTACTAGAGGCcaccctcatctgtaaagtggagaggaaactgaggcagaaagaagaCTAACCCAAAGTCGGGCTGATGGGAATGGGGGCTCGAAGTCTCGCTCGACAGCCAGACTATCCTTTTGGCAGTGAGCTttctcagacaccagctgggGGAGACGATGCCACAGGGGAGAGGATGGAGGCTGTACCCCTTGGGATGGTTCCTGCGCGCTCTCTCCTCACCGAGCCCGGCTTGGCCAGAGAGCTCTGGAGTTTTAACCCTCTGGCTGTGGGTGTATCCACCCAGgcttccccacctccagcccgTGGGAGCCTTTTTCTGGCGCCACCTGCTGGTCAAACCACACACCTGTGCATGGCGCCTGTGCACTCATCCCTTTTCAGATTGGGGTGTCAGATCCGAGAGAGGAAGGTAGTGCACAGGGGCCATAGGAACTGGAGCGCTGCCCTGGGTTTCTGATTTGGGCTCTTTGGAGCATCGAGGAAAGGGTGCCCCCTTCTCACCCTCCCCCATGACCAGTGAGGAGCCCTTATTTGGGGGAAGGATCCAGGTGTGATCCGTCTGGGCCCATAAGTGGAGGCTGCAAGCTGCACCAGCCTTCCCACCCAGGGAGAGCTGTAAGTGCCGGGCCTGCCTGGTCTCTGCTGAGGAAACAAAGATCCCAGGGTAGAGAGAGGAGCATGGGTGTCCTCGCTGTGCAACAAGAGTACAGCCTCTCTGatcttttcctcatctgtgaaatgggccaGCAGTTCCCCTACGGAGCAGAGATGATGCTTTTTTAGGGTCTTATTGCttctcccccactgccccctggCCCCATGAGCTCTTGTCTCCTTCCAACTTGAGTTGTGTTAGTGACCAGTAGCTCCATTCAAGTCTGAGCTGGTTGGGGCTGGGGGCTCCCTTTAGCCCACAGCGCTTGGTGGTGCCGTCTCAGTGTTAACAGAACAGGCAAGCGAGTCAGCTTATCCACGCCTGCTTCCTACAACCCCCCCTGCATCTTCCCTTAGGAGAAGTAACTAAAGTTCTCCATCTGGTACCTGGCACGTGCTAAGTGCTGTGTTAGCACTGTTTATAGCCAAGGGCCTCGGGATGAGTGACAGCAGGTAAGGTTGCCCACGGAGGGTAAGTTCCTTCCTGTCTTGGTCACGGCTCCCGTGGCCACCCTTTGACCTTGTCATTACTAATAACCACGCCACGTCTGAAATCAACTCCTGCTGCCTCATCCTTGCCCTCCAACAACCATTCCTGCAACTCCAGGCTTCAGTGACCTTCATCTCAACCACATGCTCGACGTTGAACCCTACACCCCTTTCGTTTTGATCCTGCCCAGCTTAGATTTTCTTGTCTGTTGTGTAATTTTCTCATCCTCACTTGAAACCTCCCTCAGAAAAAGGAAGcgtcctacactgctggtgggttGTTGGGGCTGTAAGGGGCTGTAagttgctgcagccactatggagaacagtatggaggttccttaaaaaactaaaaatagaattaacatacgatccagcaatcccactcctgggcatatatccagacaaaactataattgaaaagatacatgcacccctatgttgctagcaccactattcacaatagccaagacatggaaacaacataaatgtccatcaacagatgactggataaaaagatgtggtacatacatacagtggaatactactcagccacaaaaaagattgaaataatgccttttgcagcaacatggatgcaactagagattattatactaagtgaagtaagtcagagaaagacaaataccatgtgatatcacttatatgtggaatctaaaatatgatgcaaaggaatctaggaaacagaaacagactcatggacacagAACAGAcgggtggttgccaagggggagggggttgggggagggatggtgtgggaggtgggggttcacagatgtaagctattatatatagaatggatacacaacaaggtcctattctatagcacaggaaaccatattcaatatcctatgataaaccataatggaaaagaattaaagaatgtatatatatgtataactgaatcactgctgtacagcagaaattaacaccgtaaatcaactagacttcaattaaaaaaaaccctccctCACTCTTCGCCTCTCCGCCCCCCCCATGATACTCAGTGGAAAAAGCCCCATCCCGACTTAAACCAGCTACCACCCTCTTCACCCGCCCTGAGCAGCTGTGTGTTCCTGGGAGGGGAGCACCCCACCTACTGACTGATCTCATTTGAAACTCATGGCAACAAACCTCGAGAGATCtaacagcctctgattctgcttGTCTAGCTTGCGGGAGCCCCTTCAGAACAGCTGTTCACaccccctctcctctccacctcccacACCCCTGCCCACTTCCTCTCACCTCtttgagaaaatagaagcacATTGGGCAGGAAGGCCCGTTCCAGCATCAGATCTAACAAATGACCCCATCTGGGCTCTGTCCTCCCTGCTGTTCCCACTGAGGATGCATCCCACTGAGCCCGCTTCTCCCCGAGTGCTCCGAGTCCACTTCTCCGTCCCTACCTCCTTTCGCTCCTGcactgtctgtttctcccttgctCCTGGATGGGTGTCACCAGTATATAAACATGCTCTGCTCCCTCCCCTGGAGAACCAACTCTCTCAGCCCTACATTCCCTCCAGCTGCTATATCTCCTCCTTCACGGCCAAAGTCCTCAGTTTCCATTCCTCACCTCTCGTTTCTCCTCAAACTATCTGATTAGCTCCTGTCTCCACCCCTTGCTTCATGGAAAGGGCTCTATTCAGCATCACCAGTGATGTTCCTGTTGCTAAACCCAGGACTTAGGTCCTCTCGTTCAGCCGCTCCCATCATTcagcagcggccaccccccttccccttctcaTGGCCTAGCCTGCTCCACTTCTCCTTCCACCTCTCTGgccatgtctcagtttccttggcCAGCTCTCTCTCTGCTCAGCTGCTAAATCGTGAGTCACTCTGAgccttgttctctctctctctcttttttttttagccacactgtgtggcttgcaagatcttagttcccccaaccagggactgaacctaggCCCTCAGaagtgagagcgtggagtcctaagcaatggaccaccagggaattcccagagtcTTGTTCTCTTAGCTACATTCTTGGCCAGTCTCATGGCTTTGGATTCAAAAATCCATTTCTCTATCCCTGATCTCACCCCTGAGCTCTAAGCTTATTTCCAATTGATGGCTGATGTCTCCACACAGATCTCCAATGGCCATTGGGCTTGGCCACACATATGACatgttctggccaatgaaatctAAGAGGGAGTGACATCaccatcctttttccttttccatgttaacCAGCATGATTCAAATATTGGCTTGGATCCCAGAGAAAAGTGTGACCTACAATAGACATGCAGCAGGAGcgagaaatgtttgtttattaagtaactgagatttggggggaggggggaattgttaccacagcataaccTAGCCTATCCTGACTACATGTACCTCATAAGGTTGTGAGATCCAATACGGTAATAGAAGCTGTATGCCTGAAGATAGGTTTGCACTGTCTCCCCAGCACTGATTGTGTAGTG
The genomic region above belongs to Hippopotamus amphibius kiboko isolate mHipAmp2 chromosome 9, mHipAmp2.hap2, whole genome shotgun sequence and contains:
- the MVP gene encoding major vault protein isoform X2 yields the protein MATEESIIRIPPYHYIHVLDQNSNVSRVEVGPKTYIRQDNERVLFTPKRMVTIPPRHYCTVANPVARDAHDAVLLDVTGQVRLRHADLEIRLAQDPFPLYPGEVLEKDITLLQVVLPNTALHLKALLDFEDKNGDKVVAGDEWLFEGPGTYVPRKEVEVVEIIQATIIKQNQALRLRARKECWDREGKERVTGEEWLVRSVGAYLPAVFEEVLDVVDAVILTEKTALHLRARQNFRDLRGVTRRTGEEWLVTVQDTEAHVPDVCEEVMGVVSITTLGTHNYCVILDPLGPDGKNQLGQKRVVKGEKSFFLQPGEKLERGIQNVYVLSEQQGLLLRALQPLEEGEGEEKVSHQAGDRWLIRGPLEYVPPATVEVVEERHAIPLDENEGIYVQDVKTGRVRAVIGSTYMLTQDEVLWEKELPPGVEELLNKGQDPLADRGEKETSKTPRPSTPRNKTRVVSYRVPHNAAVQVYDYREKRARVVFGPELVSLGPEEQFTVLSLSAGRPKRPHARRALCLLLGPDFFTDVITIETADHARLQLQLAYNWHFELSDRKDAQETAKLFSVPDFVGDACKAIASRVRGAVASVTFDDFHKNSARIIRAAVFGFEAPEAKGSQSMALPQPRDRAVFPQNGLVVSSVDVQSVEPVDQRTRDALQRSVQLAIEITTNSQEAAAKHEAQRLEQEARGRLERQKILDQSEAEKARRELLELEALSTAVESTGTAKAEAESRAEAARIEGEGSVLQAKLKAEALAIETEAELQRVKKVRELELIYARAQLELEVSKAQQLAEVEVKKFKQMTEALGPSTIRDLAVAGPEMQVKLLQSLGLKSTLITDGSTPINLFNTALGLLGLGSEAQPPAKKPAVGPGAHEGLLLPSTAGPLTLGSNQVMS
- the MVP gene encoding major vault protein isoform X3, encoding MGDITLLQVVLPNTALHLKALLDFEDKNGDKVVAGDEWLFEGPGTYVPRKEVEVVEIIQATIIKQNQALRLRARKECWDREGKERVTGEEWLVRSVGAYLPAVFEEVLDVVDAVILTEKTALHLRARQNFRDLRGVTRRTGEEWLVTVQDTEAHVPDVCEEVMGVVSITTLGTHNYCVILDPLGPDGKNQLGQKRVVKGEKSFFLQPGEKLERGIQNVYVLSEQQGLLLRALQPLEEGEGEEKVSHQAGDRWLIRGPLEYVPPATVEVVEERHAIPLDENEGIYVQDVKTGRVRAVIGSTYMLTQDEVLWEKELPPGVEELLNKGQDPLADRGEKETSKTPRPSTPRNKTRVVSYRVPHNAAVQVYDYREKRARVVFGPELVSLGPEEQFTVLSLSAGRPKRPHARRALCLLLGPDFFTDVITIETADHARLQLQLAYNWHFELSDRKDAQETAKLFSVPDFVGDACKAIASRVRGAVASVTFDDFHKNSARIIRAAVFGFEAPEAKGSQSMALPQPRDRAVFPQNGLVVSSVDVQSVEPVDQRTRDALQRSVQLAIEITTNSQEAAAKHEAQRLEQEARGRLERQKILDQSEAEKARRELLELEALSTAVESTGTAKAEAESRAEAARIEGEGSVLQAKLKAEALAIETEAELQRVKKVRELELIYARAQLELEVSKAQQLAEVEVKKFKQMTEALGPSTIRDLAVAGPEMQVKLLQSLGLKSTLITDGSTPINLFNTALGLLGLGSEAQPPAKKPAVGPGAHEGLLLPSTAGPLTLGSNQVMS
- the MVP gene encoding major vault protein isoform X1, coding for MARLKRQSLFLRGLTRVTMATEESIIRIPPYHYIHVLDQNSNVSRVEVGPKTYIRQDNERVLFTPKRMVTIPPRHYCTVANPVARDAHDAVLLDVTGQVRLRHADLEIRLAQDPFPLYPGEVLEKDITLLQVVLPNTALHLKALLDFEDKNGDKVVAGDEWLFEGPGTYVPRKEVEVVEIIQATIIKQNQALRLRARKECWDREGKERVTGEEWLVRSVGAYLPAVFEEVLDVVDAVILTEKTALHLRARQNFRDLRGVTRRTGEEWLVTVQDTEAHVPDVCEEVMGVVSITTLGTHNYCVILDPLGPDGKNQLGQKRVVKGEKSFFLQPGEKLERGIQNVYVLSEQQGLLLRALQPLEEGEGEEKVSHQAGDRWLIRGPLEYVPPATVEVVEERHAIPLDENEGIYVQDVKTGRVRAVIGSTYMLTQDEVLWEKELPPGVEELLNKGQDPLADRGEKETSKTPRPSTPRNKTRVVSYRVPHNAAVQVYDYREKRARVVFGPELVSLGPEEQFTVLSLSAGRPKRPHARRALCLLLGPDFFTDVITIETADHARLQLQLAYNWHFELSDRKDAQETAKLFSVPDFVGDACKAIASRVRGAVASVTFDDFHKNSARIIRAAVFGFEAPEAKGSQSMALPQPRDRAVFPQNGLVVSSVDVQSVEPVDQRTRDALQRSVQLAIEITTNSQEAAAKHEAQRLEQEARGRLERQKILDQSEAEKARRELLELEALSTAVESTGTAKAEAESRAEAARIEGEGSVLQAKLKAEALAIETEAELQRVKKVRELELIYARAQLELEVSKAQQLAEVEVKKFKQMTEALGPSTIRDLAVAGPEMQVKLLQSLGLKSTLITDGSTPINLFNTALGLLGLGSEAQPPAKKPAVGPGAHEGLLLPSTAGPLTLGSNQVMS